The Solea solea chromosome 19, fSolSol10.1, whole genome shotgun sequence genome has a window encoding:
- the fubp3 gene encoding far upstream element-binding protein 3 isoform X1 → MMMAELVQGQASVAQPGTKDDFADTIRRVRQMAAKMGGDQMPNMNNSSPVLDPSLYGFGGQKRSLDNGVGNHLGAMVHQRAFTTEDYKVPDKMVGFIIGKGGEQISRIQLESGCKIQIASDSGGMLDRPCTLTGSPENIEQAKRLLSEIVEQCRYGPGFHSDMDGNSSIQQILIPANKVGLVIGKGGETIKQLQERTGVQMIMIQDDPMPTGADKPLRITGDPHKVQQARELVVKLIRDKDQSDFRAGRTDFGSKIGGSSLDVVVPRFAVGIIIGRNGEMIKKIQNDAGVRIQFKQDDGVSPDRVAQVMGQPEHCHYAIHLINELVQTAQERDGFGGVMGRRGRGDSNVGGPSGLQEVTYAVPADKCGLVIGKGGETIKNIKEQSRAHVELQRNPPPNTDPNVRIFSIRGTPQQLEKARQLIDERIGGPGMGSNSNFGMNPYNQGAATPPQHGPQTFMTGGWGTTFQIWQPQGQQDHSHNGSQTSQMDWEQYYKKLGQQNQAQSTAPDYNKGWGQTAAPGSQQTSNPDYNAWFDFYRQPMAYFNQGAQQTQASGLQDH, encoded by the exons atgatgatggcggAGCTGGTTCAGGGACAGGCCTCGGTGGCTCAGCCCGGAACGAAAGATGACTTCGCAGACACGATACGCCGGGTACGacag ATGGCAGCCAAGATGGGAGGAGACCAGATGCCCAACATGAACAATTCCTCTCCGGTCCTAGATCCCTCCCTCTACGGCTTTGGAGGCCAAAAACGCTCACTAGACAATGGAG tAGGCAACCACCTCGGAGCAATGGTACATCAAAG GGCTTTTACGACGGAAGACTACAAAGTGCCTGATAAGATGGTGGGCTTCA TCATTGGAAAAGGAGGAGAGCAGATCTCCAGAATTCAACTTGAATCGGGCTGTAAGATCCAAATTGCTTCAG ACAGTGGAGGCATGTTGGATAGACCCTGTACGCTGACTGGCAGCCCAGAGAACATCGA GCAGGCCAAGAGGCTGTTGAGTGAGATAGTGGAGCAGTGTCGGTACGGTCCGGGCTTCCACAGTGACATGGACGGCAACAGTTCCATCCAGCAGATCCTTATCCCTGCTAACAAAGTTGGCCTGGTCATTGGCAAAGGAGGAGAAACCATCAAACAGCTGCAG GAGAGAACAGGAGTGCAGATGATAATGATTCAGGATGACCCCATGCCCACTGGAGCAGACAAGCCTCTGAGAATCACTGGGGATCCGCACAAAGTGCAG CAAGCCCGTGAACTTGTCGTGAAGCTCATCCGGGACAAGGACCAGAGTGACTTCAGGGCTGGCAGAACAGACTTTGGATCCAAAATTGGTGGAAGCAGTCTGGAT GTGGTTGTGCCCAGATTTGCTGTCGGCATCATCATCGGCAGGAACGGAGAAATGATCAAGAAGATTCAGAACGATGCTGGCGTCAGGATCCAGTTCAAACAAG ATGATGGAGTGAGTCCTGACCGTGTTGCTCAGGTGATGGGCCAGCCTGAACACTGCCACTATGCGATCCACCTCATCAATGAACTGGTTCAAACAGCTCAG GAGCGTGATGGATTTGGGGGCGTAATGGGACGTCGAGGGCGAGGAGACAGTAACGTAGGAGGCCCTAGTGGACTGCAGGAGGTGACATATGCAGTACCCGCTGACAAGTGCGGCCTAGTGATTGGCAAAG GTGGAGAAACCATCAAGAACATCAAAGAGCAGTCTCGTGCCCATGTGGAGCTGCAGAGAAACCCGCCACCCAACACCGACCCCAACGTGCGCATCTTCTCCATCCGAGGCACCCCTCAGCAGCTGGAGAAAGCCCGCCAGCTGATCGATGAGAGAATTGGG GGCCCGGGAATGGGAAGCAACAGCAACTTCGGGATGAATCCCTATAACCAAGGAGCAGCCACTCCTCCTCAACA TGGTCCTCAGACGTTCATGACTGGAGGATGGGGCACAACCTTTCAAATATGGCAGCCTCAAGGCCAACAGGACCACA GTCACAATGGATCCCAGACGAGCCAGATGGACTGGGAGCAGTATTATAAAAAGCTAG GTCAGCAAAACCAAGCCCAGAGCACTGCTCCTGACTACAACAAAGGCTGGG GCCAGACAGCTGCTCCCGGATCCCAGCAGACCTCTAATCCTGACTACAACGCCTGGTTTGACTTCTACAGACAGCCGATGGCTTACTTCAACCAGGGTGCACAGCAGACACAAGCTTCAGGCCTTCAG GATCATTAG
- the fubp3 gene encoding far upstream element-binding protein 3 isoform X2 — protein sequence MMMAELVQGQASVAQPGTKDDFADTIRRVRQMAAKMGGDQMPNMNNSSPVLDPSLYGFGGQKRSLDNGGNHLGAMVHQRAFTTEDYKVPDKMVGFIIGKGGEQISRIQLESGCKIQIASDSGGMLDRPCTLTGSPENIEQAKRLLSEIVEQCRYGPGFHSDMDGNSSIQQILIPANKVGLVIGKGGETIKQLQERTGVQMIMIQDDPMPTGADKPLRITGDPHKVQQARELVVKLIRDKDQSDFRAGRTDFGSKIGGSSLDVVVPRFAVGIIIGRNGEMIKKIQNDAGVRIQFKQDDGVSPDRVAQVMGQPEHCHYAIHLINELVQTAQERDGFGGVMGRRGRGDSNVGGPSGLQEVTYAVPADKCGLVIGKGGETIKNIKEQSRAHVELQRNPPPNTDPNVRIFSIRGTPQQLEKARQLIDERIGGPGMGSNSNFGMNPYNQGAATPPQHGPQTFMTGGWGTTFQIWQPQGQQDHSHNGSQTSQMDWEQYYKKLGQQNQAQSTAPDYNKGWGQTAAPGSQQTSNPDYNAWFDFYRQPMAYFNQGAQQTQASGLQDH from the exons atgatgatggcggAGCTGGTTCAGGGACAGGCCTCGGTGGCTCAGCCCGGAACGAAAGATGACTTCGCAGACACGATACGCCGGGTACGacag ATGGCAGCCAAGATGGGAGGAGACCAGATGCCCAACATGAACAATTCCTCTCCGGTCCTAGATCCCTCCCTCTACGGCTTTGGAGGCCAAAAACGCTCACTAGACAATGGAG GCAACCACCTCGGAGCAATGGTACATCAAAG GGCTTTTACGACGGAAGACTACAAAGTGCCTGATAAGATGGTGGGCTTCA TCATTGGAAAAGGAGGAGAGCAGATCTCCAGAATTCAACTTGAATCGGGCTGTAAGATCCAAATTGCTTCAG ACAGTGGAGGCATGTTGGATAGACCCTGTACGCTGACTGGCAGCCCAGAGAACATCGA GCAGGCCAAGAGGCTGTTGAGTGAGATAGTGGAGCAGTGTCGGTACGGTCCGGGCTTCCACAGTGACATGGACGGCAACAGTTCCATCCAGCAGATCCTTATCCCTGCTAACAAAGTTGGCCTGGTCATTGGCAAAGGAGGAGAAACCATCAAACAGCTGCAG GAGAGAACAGGAGTGCAGATGATAATGATTCAGGATGACCCCATGCCCACTGGAGCAGACAAGCCTCTGAGAATCACTGGGGATCCGCACAAAGTGCAG CAAGCCCGTGAACTTGTCGTGAAGCTCATCCGGGACAAGGACCAGAGTGACTTCAGGGCTGGCAGAACAGACTTTGGATCCAAAATTGGTGGAAGCAGTCTGGAT GTGGTTGTGCCCAGATTTGCTGTCGGCATCATCATCGGCAGGAACGGAGAAATGATCAAGAAGATTCAGAACGATGCTGGCGTCAGGATCCAGTTCAAACAAG ATGATGGAGTGAGTCCTGACCGTGTTGCTCAGGTGATGGGCCAGCCTGAACACTGCCACTATGCGATCCACCTCATCAATGAACTGGTTCAAACAGCTCAG GAGCGTGATGGATTTGGGGGCGTAATGGGACGTCGAGGGCGAGGAGACAGTAACGTAGGAGGCCCTAGTGGACTGCAGGAGGTGACATATGCAGTACCCGCTGACAAGTGCGGCCTAGTGATTGGCAAAG GTGGAGAAACCATCAAGAACATCAAAGAGCAGTCTCGTGCCCATGTGGAGCTGCAGAGAAACCCGCCACCCAACACCGACCCCAACGTGCGCATCTTCTCCATCCGAGGCACCCCTCAGCAGCTGGAGAAAGCCCGCCAGCTGATCGATGAGAGAATTGGG GGCCCGGGAATGGGAAGCAACAGCAACTTCGGGATGAATCCCTATAACCAAGGAGCAGCCACTCCTCCTCAACA TGGTCCTCAGACGTTCATGACTGGAGGATGGGGCACAACCTTTCAAATATGGCAGCCTCAAGGCCAACAGGACCACA GTCACAATGGATCCCAGACGAGCCAGATGGACTGGGAGCAGTATTATAAAAAGCTAG GTCAGCAAAACCAAGCCCAGAGCACTGCTCCTGACTACAACAAAGGCTGGG GCCAGACAGCTGCTCCCGGATCCCAGCAGACCTCTAATCCTGACTACAACGCCTGGTTTGACTTCTACAGACAGCCGATGGCTTACTTCAACCAGGGTGCACAGCAGACACAAGCTTCAGGCCTTCAG GATCATTAG